A genome region from Candidatus Methylacidiphilales bacterium includes the following:
- a CDS encoding HAD-IB family phosphatase, protein MPVTDPIHTPVKVVVFDCDSTLSSIEGIDELARDAGPEIFREVESMTRLAMEGAIPLEDVFRRRLELIRPGAAACAAIAQKYLQTIEPDAGRVLAELRGAGWTPAILSGGLAPAVQPLAAHLGITEVHAVPLYFDEAGNYLGFDAEFPAARSGGKPLVIQQLRARLGAGKVVMVGDGASDLETKPVVDLFVGFGRYADRPAVRAGAGAFLMELAGLPQLLARL, encoded by the coding sequence ATGCCCGTCACCGATCCCATCCACACCCCGGTCAAGGTGGTTGTCTTTGACTGCGACAGCACCCTTTCTTCCATCGAGGGAATAGACGAATTGGCCCGCGACGCCGGACCGGAGATTTTCCGCGAGGTGGAATCCATGACCCGCCTCGCCATGGAAGGCGCCATCCCGCTGGAGGATGTCTTCCGTCGCCGCCTCGAACTGATCCGCCCGGGGGCCGCTGCCTGTGCCGCGATCGCGCAAAAGTATCTCCAGACCATCGAGCCCGATGCCGGGCGCGTCCTGGCCGAGCTGCGCGGCGCGGGCTGGACCCCGGCCATCCTCAGCGGGGGCCTGGCCCCGGCCGTTCAACCCCTGGCCGCACACTTGGGCATCACCGAAGTGCATGCCGTCCCCCTTTACTTCGATGAGGCAGGAAACTATCTGGGCTTCGACGCCGAATTCCCCGCCGCCCGCAGTGGCGGCAAGCCGCTGGTCATCCAGCAACTCCGGGCCAGGCTCGGAGCCGGCAAGGTGGTGATGGTCGGGGACGGGGCCAGCGATCTCGAGACCAAACCGGTGGTGGACCTCTTCGTTGGGTTCGGTCGCTACGCCGACCGTCCGGCCGTGCGGGCCGGCGCCGGGGCGTTCCTCATGGAGTTGGCCGGACTCCCCCAACTCCTCGCCCGCTTGTAG
- a CDS encoding MFS transporter, producing the protein MPPFTDFRPPSTDRNITLFVMFRLLFSARFYYPVLAILFLDYGLTLEQFAILNTLWAAAIVAFEVPSGALADRWGRKRMVCLASWLMVLEMGVLVFVPLGNPWIVFAAFALNRILSGAAEACASGADEALAYDSLKAEGREAEWPAVLRNLMRWQSVAFVFAMLLGAAVYDPDLGNRAAGWFGLDPGWTKAHTLRLPVALTLGSALVACLVTARMIEPPGAPAQAPSVRAVWLQILAAGRWILGQPLIVAVLLAGLLHDSFIRLILTLESEYLRVTGWPVAWLGIIAAASGALGLAVSPLASLMDRRPGLVWKFALTTFLTTMGLAGMVWLTNRWSLGFVLLLQTTFGLVAYFLSQAINARVDSAQRATVLSFKGLSFNLGYGLIGLAYGAAHQSQGAQADFVDSLRWLPWAFAALMAVLALACWAQQKKRDRPV; encoded by the coding sequence GTGCCACCGTTCACCGACTTCCGTCCACCGTCCACTGATCGGAACATCACGCTCTTCGTGATGTTCCGCCTTCTCTTCAGCGCGCGCTTCTACTACCCCGTCCTGGCCATTCTCTTCCTCGACTACGGCCTGACCCTCGAACAGTTCGCCATCCTGAACACCCTTTGGGCGGCGGCCATTGTTGCTTTTGAAGTGCCCTCCGGCGCCCTGGCCGACCGGTGGGGCCGCAAGCGCATGGTCTGCCTGGCCAGTTGGCTGATGGTTCTGGAGATGGGTGTGTTGGTCTTTGTCCCGCTCGGCAATCCCTGGATCGTCTTCGCCGCCTTCGCCCTCAACCGCATCCTCAGCGGGGCGGCCGAGGCCTGCGCCAGTGGGGCCGACGAGGCGCTGGCCTACGATTCCCTCAAAGCGGAGGGGCGCGAGGCCGAATGGCCGGCGGTTCTGAGAAACCTGATGCGCTGGCAGTCCGTGGCTTTTGTCTTCGCCATGTTGTTGGGGGCGGCCGTTTACGATCCGGATCTTGGCAACCGTGCGGCCGGATGGTTCGGACTGGATCCGGGTTGGACCAAGGCCCACACCCTGCGCCTGCCTGTGGCATTGACCCTGGGATCAGCCCTTGTGGCCTGCCTGGTCACGGCACGCATGATCGAGCCGCCCGGAGCCCCGGCCCAGGCCCCTTCGGTGCGCGCGGTCTGGTTGCAGATCCTCGCCGCCGGACGCTGGATTCTCGGCCAGCCCCTCATCGTCGCCGTCCTGCTCGCCGGCCTGCTGCACGACAGCTTCATCCGTTTGATCCTGACCCTGGAGAGCGAATACCTCCGGGTCACCGGCTGGCCGGTGGCCTGGCTCGGGATCATCGCCGCGGCCTCCGGCGCCCTCGGTCTGGCGGTTTCTCCGCTGGCCTCCCTGATGGACCGCCGTCCGGGCCTGGTCTGGAAGTTTGCCCTCACCACCTTCCTCACCACGATGGGTTTGGCCGGGATGGTGTGGTTGACCAACCGCTGGAGCTTGGGGTTTGTCCTGCTGCTCCAAACCACCTTCGGTCTGGTGGCCTATTTCCTATCCCAGGCCATCAACGCCCGGGTGGACTCGGCCCAACGCGCCACGGTCCTGAGCTTCAAGGGCCTCAGTTTCAACCTCGGCTACGGCCTGATTGGTCTGGCTTATGGCGCGGCCCACCAGTCCCAGGGCGCCCAGGCGGATTTCGTGGATTCCCTGCGCTGGCTGCCCTGGGCCTTTGCCGCGCTGATGGCCGTTCTGGCGCTGGCGTGTTGGGCCCAACAAAAAAAGCGGGACCGTCCTGTTTGA
- a CDS encoding HAMP domain-containing sensor histidine kinase, with protein MFSLARITWWHSARRGLIYGLIFFIITAGYIILGDRLVETLARSQEEAAFYQTVKGLGFMAVASLCVGLVEGIGHYRRTRHQQLLLSTDRRSLAGVMASSVAHDINNMLTSALLEAEMLEGGMARPEAAGNIKKSLQEIARLVRGLRDFGKDQLAVQLVQQDLAEVVQEAVTITRKHPALKKARIETDLTSGLTGPCEKTLLQQLVVNLLLNAAETGDDVAIRVRLSRENGHALLMVEDNGPGIPEKVAARVFEPFYTTKSNGTGLGLTSVRAAVVLHHGRISQKKSELGGAGFRIQLPLATPTV; from the coding sequence GTGTTCTCGCTGGCGCGCATCACTTGGTGGCATTCGGCCCGGCGGGGTTTGATCTACGGCCTGATTTTTTTCATCATCACAGCGGGCTACATCATCCTGGGTGACCGCTTGGTGGAAACGCTGGCCCGCTCCCAGGAAGAGGCGGCGTTTTACCAAACGGTCAAGGGACTGGGATTCATGGCGGTCGCGTCGCTCTGTGTCGGGTTGGTCGAGGGGATCGGCCACTACCGGAGGACACGACACCAGCAGTTGCTGCTTTCGACCGACCGGCGATCCCTGGCCGGCGTGATGGCTTCCTCCGTGGCCCACGACATCAACAACATGCTCACCTCCGCCCTGTTGGAGGCGGAGATGCTCGAGGGCGGCATGGCCCGCCCGGAGGCGGCGGGAAACATCAAGAAAAGCCTGCAGGAGATCGCCCGACTCGTCCGCGGTCTGCGGGATTTTGGCAAGGACCAGCTCGCGGTGCAGTTGGTGCAGCAGGACCTGGCCGAGGTGGTGCAGGAAGCGGTCACGATCACCCGCAAACACCCCGCACTCAAAAAGGCCCGCATCGAAACCGATCTGACTTCCGGGTTGACCGGACCCTGTGAGAAAACCCTGCTGCAACAATTGGTGGTCAATCTCCTGCTCAATGCCGCGGAGACCGGGGATGACGTCGCCATCCGCGTCCGCCTTTCCAGGGAGAACGGCCACGCCCTCCTGATGGTGGAAGACAACGGTCCCGGCATCCCCGAGAAGGTCGCGGCCCGGGTCTTCGAACCATTCTACACCACCAAGTCCAACGGCACCGGACTCGGCCTGACCTCGGTCCGGGCCGCCGTCGTCCTCCACCACGGCCGGATCAGCCAGAAAAAGTCGGAACTCGGCGGAGCCGGGTTCCGTATCCAATTGCCTCTGGCCACGCCCACCGTCTGA
- a CDS encoding carboxypeptidase M32 produces MSPAYASLLKRTRELALLGSTSSLLHWDQETYMPEKANAWRAEQLAHFAGLSHRLWTADEVGGWIADCEASGLSAGSDAAVNVREWRRSYDRATQLPSALVEECSKTEALAHQAWVGARARNDFPAFQPLLTQLVELARRKADLWGYTESRYDALLDAYEPGTTASTIESLFEGLAPRLSRLVAEGAAAQDARPAPPLPAGTYPVEAQQALNREVAAALGFDFEAGRIDTTAHPFCTELGPNDCRLTTRYDTDDFTSSLYGIMHETGHGLYDQGLPGEHYGTPCGTAVSLGIHESQSRLWENHIGRSRAFWEHWFARAVHHFPQLKASSPEALWRHVNRIERSFIRVEADEVTYDLHIILRFRIERRLIEGDLEAADVPAFWNESFHQLFGLTVPDDRRGCLQDIHWSMGGFGYFPTYTLGNLNAALLMNAATRDLPRLPAELAAGQYGSLLGWLREKIHQPGMHLRPLELMRAATGQEVTPEAHLAHLAAKVSA; encoded by the coding sequence ATGTCCCCCGCCTACGCATCCCTCCTCAAGCGCACTCGTGAACTGGCCCTGCTCGGCTCCACCTCTTCCCTCCTCCACTGGGACCAGGAAACCTACATGCCGGAAAAAGCCAATGCCTGGCGTGCCGAACAATTGGCCCACTTCGCCGGTCTTTCCCACCGCCTCTGGACCGCCGATGAAGTGGGCGGATGGATCGCCGATTGCGAAGCGTCCGGCCTGTCCGCCGGTTCCGATGCCGCGGTCAATGTGCGCGAGTGGCGCCGTTCCTACGACCGCGCCACCCAATTGCCCTCCGCCCTGGTCGAAGAATGCTCCAAGACCGAGGCCCTGGCCCACCAGGCTTGGGTCGGAGCCCGCGCCCGGAATGACTTCCCCGCCTTCCAGCCCCTTCTGACCCAACTCGTCGAACTGGCCCGTCGCAAGGCCGACCTCTGGGGCTATACCGAGTCCCGCTACGACGCCCTGCTGGACGCCTACGAACCCGGAACCACGGCCTCGACCATTGAATCCCTTTTCGAAGGCCTGGCCCCGAGGCTGAGCCGGCTCGTCGCGGAGGGCGCCGCCGCCCAGGATGCGCGCCCGGCTCCCCCACTTCCCGCCGGAACCTATCCGGTGGAAGCCCAACAGGCCCTCAACCGGGAAGTGGCCGCCGCGCTCGGTTTCGACTTTGAGGCCGGCCGGATCGACACCACCGCCCACCCCTTCTGCACCGAGCTGGGGCCGAACGACTGCCGCCTCACCACCCGCTATGATACCGATGATTTCACCTCGTCCCTCTACGGCATCATGCACGAGACCGGCCACGGCCTTTACGACCAGGGCCTGCCCGGGGAACATTACGGCACCCCCTGCGGGACGGCGGTCTCGCTCGGCATCCACGAATCCCAGTCCCGCCTGTGGGAAAACCACATCGGCCGCAGCCGGGCGTTCTGGGAGCACTGGTTCGCGCGCGCTGTCCACCACTTCCCCCAGTTGAAGGCCTCTTCCCCCGAAGCGCTCTGGCGACACGTCAACCGCATCGAGCGGTCGTTCATCCGCGTCGAGGCCGACGAGGTCACCTACGACCTCCACATCATCCTGCGTTTCCGCATCGAAAGGCGATTGATCGAGGGGGATCTGGAGGCAGCGGACGTGCCCGCGTTCTGGAACGAATCCTTCCATCAGCTCTTTGGATTGACGGTGCCCGACGACCGCCGGGGCTGCCTGCAGGACATCCACTGGAGCATGGGCGGCTTCGGCTACTTTCCCACCTACACGCTCGGCAATCTCAATGCCGCCCTGCTCATGAACGCCGCCACGCGCGACCTTCCCCGGTTGCCGGCGGAACTGGCCGCCGGCCAGTATGGCAGCCTGCTCGGTTGGTTGCGGGAAAAGATCCACCAGCCGGGCATGCACTTGCGTCCGTTGGAACTGATGCGCGCCGCCACCGGACAGGAAGTCACCCCCGAAGCCCATCTGGCCCATCTGGCGGCCAAAGTCAGTGCTTGA
- a CDS encoding haloacid dehalogenase-like hydrolase produces the protein MTPPNSSPNTATATKLLLWDIDGTLIWSGRAGEDALLAAMKELHGIETSLQDVDYKGRTDRRIGMMLMEKHHISLTDESLHDFVECYLKHLARLLPEKTGWVYRGVLDILEEAHRRPDLVNALLTGNMRRGAELKLAHYNVWHYFEFGAFADDSHDRNQLGPVALQRALEEQKLDITPGRVFVIGDTPHDVACGKVIGAKTIAVATGGFTADELRDCGPSAVFEDFSHPEAFFHLIDRL, from the coding sequence ATGACACCTCCCAACTCCAGCCCCAACACTGCCACGGCCACCAAGCTCCTGCTCTGGGACATCGACGGCACCCTCATCTGGTCGGGCCGGGCCGGGGAAGACGCCCTCCTGGCCGCCATGAAGGAACTGCACGGCATCGAGACCAGCCTCCAGGACGTCGATTACAAGGGCCGCACCGACCGCCGCATCGGCATGATGTTGATGGAAAAGCACCACATTTCCCTCACGGATGAGTCCCTCCACGATTTTGTCGAATGCTACCTCAAGCACCTGGCCCGTCTCTTGCCGGAAAAAACCGGCTGGGTCTACCGGGGCGTCCTCGACATCCTGGAGGAAGCCCACCGCCGCCCCGACCTGGTCAACGCCCTCCTCACCGGCAACATGCGACGCGGTGCCGAACTCAAGCTCGCCCACTACAACGTCTGGCATTACTTCGAATTCGGGGCCTTTGCCGACGACTCCCACGACCGCAACCAACTCGGGCCGGTCGCCCTGCAACGCGCCCTGGAAGAACAGAAGCTCGACATCACGCCCGGGCGCGTCTTTGTCATCGGCGACACCCCGCACGATGTGGCCTGCGGCAAGGTCATTGGCGCCAAAACGATTGCCGTCGCCACGGGTGGATTCACCGCCGATGAACTCCGGGATTGTGGGCCTTCCGCGGTCTTCGAGGACTTCTCCCATCCGGAGGCGTTTTTCCATTTGATCGACCGTTTGTGA